GGAAATTTTGCTGGAATAGAGAATGGGCGAGAAGGTCATGATGCGTGATGAATTTTTAAACGGCTTGATGAACACGCCGCCACAAAGGAGTATAGGTCCTTCTCAAATGGCCCGAGAAAATGTGCCGGATGGCCTGTACTGGCGGGATGAGCAAGGGATAAATTAGGCCGCACTTTCTAAAAGGAGAGTATTGTCGTATAATGCCAAACAATACAATAATCACAGCCGAAACCGTGAGCGTTCGGCAGGGAAGCAGGGCAGTAGCCTTGCTTTTCATTTTTTTTCGCTCCATTTATTGGAAGAGAATATATGTCGACAGAAGGTGTATATGGCGCGCAAAATGAGGGAAAATCCAACCTAGACCACATCTACACCCAGACCGATCCCAGGTCTTATTTCTCCACCTTAAAACCCCTTCACTACATCATCCCCGAGCAGGCGAAATCCATTTTTAAAGCCTTGTGTGAAACCATTGCGGCAGATCGGCCCGATGAGCAAGTTACGGTGGTGGACGTGGGCTGCTCCTACGGAATCAACGGCGCCATATTGAAGTACGACATCTCCATGGACGATTTGTACAGACGTTATGGCTCCCATGAAGCCAATGATCTGACCCGAGCCGAATTGCTTTCCTCCGATCGCGAAATGCTTGACCATTGTCCTCGAAACGAAAATTTCAACGTCATCGGCCTGGATACCTCCGAGGAGGCCGTCCACTATGCGATGGAGGCGGGATATCTGGACCAGGGCATCGTCGCGAATTTAGAGCAAGAGGAGTTAACACCGAGGGAAGCGGAAATAATCCAGAATGCCGACATGATCATCTCGACCGGTTGCGTGGGTTATGTAACGGAAAATACTTTTACATCCCTCCTCAAGTCATTCAAAACGGACGCGCTTCCCTGGGTGGCCTCATTTGTCCTCCGAATGTTTCCTTATGATTCGATAATTCACAAATTAGATGGAAAAGGACTCTTCACCGAAAAACTATTGGAACACGAATTTGTACAGCGCGATTTTGAATCCGATGAAGAAAAATCCCACGTCATTGAACGATTGAAAGCAATTGAGATCGACCCCGCCGGGAAAGAAGCCGGGGGGAAATACTACGCCGATTTTTTCCTCTCGCGGCCTGAAGATGAGATCAAAGAGAATCCGCTCTCGGATATCTTGGAAGGAAACGTCGCGTACAAACCTCAAGTGATGCTTTTGGCGCAATAGCCAAGGCCTCGAGGAAAGCGGTACCTCGATATCACGCAGCCCCCGAAATGCCGATGCCCACTTCTTCCGCGAAAAACACCGAACAGGGTGAGTCCTACATAAAAAATGGTGCCCGAGAGAGGACTTGAACCTCCACAGGCCGAAGCCCACTAGGACCTGAACCTAGCGCGTCTACCAGTTCCGCCACTCGGGCACTGGAAGCGTATATAGAAAGAGCGGCCTATAATGTCAAGTTAGAGGGAGAAGGAACCACAAACTCCTAACTTTACTAGGCAGGCGACCCATGAAAAATTCTGGCACACCCAGGCTTATTTTCTATACGCGGGAGAATTGCTCGCTCTGCGAGAAGGCCAAGTCCGAGATACGCGCAGCCATGCCAGAGCTCATTATCCAGGAAATCGATGTGGACTCAGACCTCGTCCTCAAGGCGCTTTATGGCGAGGAGGTGCCGGTTGGCTTCATCGGCGAGGAAAAAGCATTCAAATACCATGTCGATATTCGCCGCCTGCGCCGCCTCCTTGGGTAGAGTTAAGCGGTAAGTAGACTTTTTCGTTTACGCTGATGGCGGGGACGAGTCCCTACTCGACAGGGGCTTTAAAGGCAGGGCGCGTTTTTGAGAAACTCCCTGCCTGCCGCGATATCGGCTCGAATTTGAGCGACGAGCGCCTCGGGGCCCGAGAATTTCATTTCATCTCTAAGACGCGAGACGAATTCGACTCGAATTTGCTCGCCATAGAGGTCCCGCCCGCCCTCAAGAAGATGTGCCTCGATAGAGACCTTCTTGCCGCCAAAAGTAGGCCGATCGCCGATGTTCACCGCCGCTGGTAGGCGCTCGGCCTCCCGGCCCCCGATTCGGACCCAGCAGGCATAAACCCCCTTTGCAGGGACAAGAATCGGCGGATACGCGACGTTAGCTGTGGGGACACCTATCTGCCGCCCCCGTCCATCGCCCTCGATAACAGGCCCCTCGATAGCATGAAAGCCGCCCAGAAACTCGGCCGCCTCCCCCACCTGACCGGCAAGCAGAAGTTTTCTGACGACCGAGCTACTCACGCGCTGGCCACTCGACATGAAAGGCTCTATCTCGCGGGTCTCAAACCCCAAGCCCTCGCCCTCGTGTCGGAGAAGTTCGACATTGCCGACCGCTCCTTTTCCAAAATGAAAGTTGAACCCGACAAAGATAAGACCAGCCTGTATTTTTTCGTGCAAAATCTTTCGGATGAATTCCTCGGCCTCCATGGCAGCCAACTCGGGAGTAAACGGCTCGACGAAGACCATGTCCACCCCCTGGGCTTCAAGACGTGACAGTTTTTCATCCAAAGTGGTCATCAGAGGCGGGCATCTATCAGGCGAGACAACCGACAACGGATGCGGCTCAAAAGTGAGTATCGCGCACCTAGCGCCCCGCTCGTGGGCAGCTTCCTTTATTTGTTGGCAGATATGTCGATGCGCCAGATGAACGCCATCGAAATTACCGATAGACAGGACGGTGTCCCCGCCCGTAGGGGGCATCACATCAGCGCCCCGAATAACATCCAATGGATTAACACCTCGAATTAATTAAATGCCGCACCACCCTCACGAGCCAGCGAGCACATTTCTAGCAGAGCTTAGCCTCTTGCCGCAAGAAAAGCAGGGGAAGCGAGCCCGGAACATAAAAATCCCCATGGCCAGGCATAATGAAAGTAAGGCCCCATTTATTGCACAGATCCTTCGCTTTTGAGTAGGATATCAAAAGCGTGAGTGGCATTGGACTCCTCGCGCCCCATATTCACACAATTCAGCGTATAATAGCGGCGGCGTCCTCATGGGAGGGCTACACGAGCGCTATTTTCGGCATACCTTTTGATTCTAAAGGATATTCGACATTACATGAAAAAGTCAGGCCTACTTATCTTGAATCAATTCGCCGTTCTTCTCGTCGCCACCCTTCCCGTTATCGCTTGGGGTGCGCCAGCGGCACCAGATTCGAAACAACCGCTTGTTAAAGAACTTCACTTCGAGCGCCCGAGGGCACCTGCCTCGGCTCCCAAGGTTTCGGGCAAGAATCTAAAAATCTCCCTTCGAGAAGCCGTCACGCTGGCCCTTGCCCGCAACTTCGATATTTTAATCGAAGCGCATAACCCCCGAATTCGCGGCCAAGAAGTGGCCATCCAGAAATCCGAATTCGACATTGCCTTTGTCTCAAGCGCAAGCACCGAAAAATCTAATCTCGATTCAGCCTCAAGACTCACCACCAGTACTGGACAGCAGGTCACCAGCGAGCAGAAGGTTACAGCCGGGATTGAGAAAAAATTCATCACCGGCGCAGACGTCGAGCTAACATTCGAGACAGCACGCGAGAACTCGAATTCCACATCGAGAAATATCAACCCGAATTTCGAATCGTCCCTGACATTCACACTGACACAACCGCTTCTCAAAAACTTCGGCATCGATGTGAATAAGGCGAACATAAACATCGCCTCATTCTCCCTCGATCAATCTCTGCTCACCTACCGGGGCCGCGTGATTTCGGTTATCGATTCCGTTGAACAAGCCTACTGGGATCTGGTATTCGCCAACGCCAACCTGAAATTCAGAAGCACATCCCTCAATTTAGCTAAAGACCTGCTACGCCGAAATCGAATCCAGGTGGAGGTGGGAACGCTTGCGCCAATCGAAATCCTGGAGGCCGAGTCCACCGTCGCCCAGCGCGAGGAGGAAGTCATTGTCGCCGAGCGCCAGCTTCAGGACCGCGAGGACGCGCTCAAAAAAATACTCAACGTCTCCGACAATATTTCATCGTGGGCGCTACGCGTCACCCCTGCGGATCAAGCGAATTACAAGCCCATAAAACTCAACGAAATGGCTTCCACGATGAAAGCTCTTGAGAGGCGCGCCGATCTCGAATCGGCTCGTCTCGAAATTGAGAAAAGCAAGATACGCCTCAAGCGGGACCGGACGAACCTCATGCCCGAGCTAGACCTCTCCGCGAGCGCGGCCAACCAGGGCGTTAAAAATTCCTTTTCGAACTCCACCCGGCGCCAATTCAACAACAAAGGCTATGCGCTTTCGGGCGAGCTTGCCATTCGCATACCCATCGGAAATCGGGAGGCGAGAGCGGATTTAGATAAATCGCGCCTTGAGCTCCAGAGAGCCAACGCCGCCTATCAGCAGCTTGAGCAATCCATCATCGAGGAAATCCGTCGAAGCGTCCGCCTCGTGCGCTCAAACACTAAGCGCATCACGGCCACCCGCCTCGCCAGCCGGTTGACCGAGGAGCGCCTTGACTCACAAGAGAAAAAATTCAAGGTCGGCCTCTCGACAAGCCGCGATGTGCTTGAGGACCAGGAAAGCGTGGCGAACGCCCTGTCCAACGAAGTACAAGCGTTGGTTGATTATAATAAAAGCGTCGCCCAGTTGAGCCGCTCCACCTACACCACGCTCCAACGATTTAAAATCAAGCTGGGCGATCCCAGAAAAGGCACTCCGGGCGACAAGCCATGACAACCCGGATCATGGGCGTGGACTGCGGGGAAAAGCGCGTTGGCCTCTCCTTGAGCGATCCACTCGGTATAACAGCACAGCCCCTTGACTACATCCTTCGTGACACCGATGCCCAGGTGGCCGACGAGATCAAAGAACTCATCGAAGCCCATGAGGTCGAGCGCCTGATCGTCGGCCTGCCTCTGAACATGTCGGGCGGCGACACACCCCAGACCAAACGCGTTCGCCGCTTCATTTCAAGACTTAGAAAACTACTGGACATCAAGGTCGAATCCTTGGACGAGCGCTTGAGTACGGCGGAGGCAGAACGCGCTCTTATCGACATGGACGTGCGCCGCAATCGAAGAAAAGAGCGTAGAGACATCGTTGCTGCGCAGCTCATCCTCCAGGGCTACCTGGACATGAAAAGTATTTCCGGCAGCCCTTTGTCATGACCGACAACGAGCACCCAGAACCAGTCCCCCGCCGCAAGAAACGCGTCTTCTTGCTGGCTGCGATAATTCTTATCACACTAGCAGGGGCGGGCTACTGGTATGTAGAGCACGAATTCGCTTCCCCCGCCGCAGGGCCAGGAAGAAAAACCATCCTTTTCAAAGTAAGCCCTGGCATGGGACTGAAAAAAATATCCCGCGCACTTGGGGATAAGGGCATCATCAAATACCCCGCCATCTTCGAGCTTCAGGCCCGCCTCCGGGGCGGGGCCAGCCGGATTCGATCTGGTACCTATAAACTGAGTCCCTCGATGCCCCCCTGGTGCATCTATCAAGACCTCATCAAGGGCCATGTCGCCCAAAACGGATTCACCATTCCAGAGGGATTCAACCTCAAGGAGATAGCCACCGTCATAGAAAAAGCCGGTTTTGGCGACAGGAAGGAAGTTCTAAGCCTCGCCCGCGATCCGGCTTTTCTCAAAAACCTCAAAATCCAGGCCCCCACTCTCGAGGGCTATCCGTTTCCCGACACCTACCGCTTTCCCCTCGAGACCTCGCCCCGGCGAATACTCACCCGCATGGTCAAAAATCTACGACGCAAGTTCAGCCCCTCCCTGCGCCGCCTGGCCCATGAGCAGAATCTGACAATTCACGAAACTTTGACCCTCGCATCGGTCATCGAAAAAGAAACCGCTGTCGGGTCCGAACGACCTATTATAGCTGCCGTTTTCATCAATCGGCTCAAAATAGGCATGCGTCTTCAAAGCGACCCCACCGTCATCTACTCACTTCCCAATTTCGACGGAAATATTCGAAAAAAAGATTTAGCCTTCGATTCTCCATATAACACCTATCGATACAAAGGATTGCCGCCAGGCCCAATTGCTAGCCCGGGTCTTGCTTCCATTCGCGCGGCACTGAACCCTGCCCCAGTGAAATACCTCTACTTTGTCGCGAATCGAGAGGGGGGCCACAAGTTTTCACGAACCTACAGGGAGCACAGGCTGGCCGTCGGACGCTATCAGATTAGAAAACGAAAGGTTGACCGTTAATTATCAGAAATGGCATGATTTAGCCGAGATTGACTACAAAGATGTTTAACAATTTCCTGAATTTACGGATGTATTGATAATCCGCATCCCGCCCAGTGTTTTGCGCCCATATTGCACATCCGGCCGGCGCCCGGGCGGAGAGTGACATTAATGGCACATAATTTACTCCTGGTTGATGAAAGCCCCCTGATTCATCGCGTCGTTGAATTGACGATGGAGGGTCTGAACATCTCCGTCTTCTCTGCTGAGGACACGGAGGAGGCAATGACCCTCGCCCGAAGCCTCAAGCCCGACTTTATTTTGGCGAGTTCCACTTTCAAGAGAAACAGCGGCTTCGATCTCTGCCGAGCCCTCAAGGATGACGACGAGTTGGGCAAAATTCCTGTCCTTATGCTTTCAAGCGCCAAGGAAAATGTCACGGAACAAGAGGCCCTCGATGTTGGCGCGATAGGTGTTCTCACCAAACCCTTCGAGCCCGAGAACCTTCTCGCCTACGTGAAGGAGGCGATATCATCTGCACCCTCTGATGAAGCAGCACTTGAGCCAGAGGTCGATGAGGACATTTTTGACGGAGATGATGCATTCGCGGACCTTGAAGCTGATCCTTTAATCGAAGACCCCCTTACCTCGGAGCCTGAAGACACCCTAGCCGCTGATATCGAAAACCCCCTCGCCGGAGAGCTTGAGAACGCCGCAGAGGAAATAGGGGCAGTCGCCGAGCCAAGCGCATTTGACGAGGACGATGCCTTATCCGATCTGGTAGTCGATGACGATGATGGTATCCCTCCCCTCGACGAGTTGGACGACACTCTTGAGGAGGCCGCCCCCGAGGCACCTCCCGCACCAGATGCTACAGAGGATGAAGATGCTTCCGCTGACACAGCAGCCCTCGAGGAGGTGAGCGTCTCCGGCGAGGATGAGAACATAGATGCATTCCTGGATGAATTTGGCAATGACGTTGAACAAAGCGCTACAGAGGAGACTCCGACCGAGGAAGCCTCACCCTCTCCCGGCGGGGAAGCGACTCCTGAAGAAGAGGATTTCGACCCGATGCAACTCGCTCTGGAGCACACGCTGGCAGACGAATTTGAAGCTCTGGCCGAGGAGGAGACGGTTACCGAAGAAGCTCCCGAGTCTGTTTCTTCTCCCGAGGCCGGCACATCTCTTGATGATGAGGATTTTGACAAGACACTTCAGGAGGTCGAAGATTCCCTGGCTGCAGATTTAGAAAACATGGCAGAAGAATCCACCTTGACCGAGGAGGCCCCCTCCGGTGAGATGCTCGCAGATGACTTGGGAATAGATGAGCTCATAGTCGAGACTCCTGAAGAATCAGCCCTTGAGGAGGCCGAGGCCGAACTAGGTTCTCTTCAAGCGGAACTGGCCGCCGATTTCGAGGCGCCGGATGAAATCGACGAAGGTGGGCTCGAACATCTTGCGGACGACCAAGTCAAAGCGGCTGAAGATGAACTTGCTTCACTGCAAGAAGAATTAGCTGCCGAGGAAGACGATGAGGGCGCTGCCATCTCCGATTACGGAACCTCAGCAACCGAGGCAGAAACTTTTCTTGAAGAAATGGTATTCAGCGAAGAAGGCATTGTTGAAGAATCTCCCGCAGAGGCCGTAGCGGAGGCAGAGGCGGAAACTACTGAAGCGGAGTTCGAATCCGCTCTGGAGGAAGTAGCCTCCGAGGTGGAAAATGAAGAGTCGGCTGCGGCCATAGAGGCGGTTGCCGAAGAGTCGGTCGAGGAGCCTGCCCCCACGGAAGACGATCTTTTCTGGGAGCAGCTTGAAATAGAGGCCGACGACGCAAATGCGGCACCACCCGAGTCTCCCGAAATATATGCTATACCGCATGAGGCTCTAGACGCGGATCCGCCGCCTGAGTTTGTTGAAGATGTAGAGCCCCTTGCGATGCCTCAAGAGCCGAGCGGGGCTTCGGAGCCAGAACATTTAGAGACAAACATAGAGAAAAGCCTGGAGCGAACAGTGGAAGCAATTGTTCCAGCTCTCCTTCGGCGAATAGAAGATTTAGTTGTCGCGCAAATCCCCGACATGGTGGAAAAGATCGTCATCCGGGAAATCGATAAAATCAAACGCGGAGAATAATTTTTTGTTAGAACCCCGCTATGACCCCAAAGCGGCGGAAAACCGTTGGTACGCCTTCTGGCAGGAGAAAAACTATTTCCACGGGCAAGCAGACGATAGCCGCGAGCCCTACTCCATCGTTATCCCTCCACCGAATGTAACCGGCTCCCTTCACATGGGACATGCCCTGAACAACACCCTTCAGGACATCTTAGCCCGCTGGAAGCGAATGAAGGGATATAACGTGTGCTGGATGCCCGGCATGGACCACGCCGGCATCGCCACCCAGAACGTGGTCGAGCGCCAGCTTGCCGACGAGGGGTTGCGCCGCGAGGATCTGGGCAGAGAGGAGTTCGTCAAGCGCGTCTGGGGATGGAAAGCCGAGAGCGGCGGCACCATCATCCACCAGCTCAAGAAATTGGGGGCCTCCTGCGATTGGGAGCGCGAGCGCTTCACCATGGACGAGGGCCTCTCGCAAGCGGTGCGCGAGTCATTTGTACGCCTCTACGAGGAGGGACTCATCTACCAGGGCAACTACCTGGTCAACTGGTGCCCTCGCTGTACGACAGCCGTCTCAGACCTTGAGGTTGAATACGAGGACCGCGATGGGCACATGTGGGATTTTCACTATCCACTATGGGAGGGGGGGCACGGCCTCACCATTTCGACGACCCGCCCCGAGACCATGCTGGGTGACACCGCTGTTGCCGTGCATCCCGACGATGAGCGCCACAAGCACCTTGTCGGCAAGATGCTGCGCCTCCCCCTTCTAGACCGCAAGATACCCGTCATCGCAGACACGTTCGTTGACCCTGAATTCGGTACGGGTGCGGTGAAAGTCACCCCCGCCCACGATCCGAACGACTACGAGGCCGGACTTAGAAACGAGTTGCCTCAGATCAATATTCTCAATACAGATGGTTCGATCAATGAGAACGGCGGGCCCTACGAGGGAATGGACCGCTACGAGGCCAGAGCACGCATCGTCGAGGATCTCGAAAATCTCGGGCTCATGCGCCAGGTCAAACCTCATTCCCATTCCGTGGGCACCTGCTATCGGTGCGCCACCCCGATTGAGCCCTTTCTTTCAAAACAATGGTTCGTCAATACAAAGCCCCTCGCCGAGGAAGCCATTCGCGCCGTCAAGGACGGGCGCATCCGCATCGTTCCCAAGCAATGGGAATCCACTTATTTCGAGTGGATGGAAAACATTCGCGACTGGTGCATCAGCCGCCAGATTTGGTGGGGCCACCAGATACCGGCCTGGCACAACGACAAGACGGGCGAAATCGTTGTCTCCCGTGAAGACCCGGACGACCCCAACCTCAGGCGCGAGACAGATGTGCTCGACACCTGGTTCAGCTCGGCCCTGTGGCCATTCTCAACCTTCGGATGGCCGGAAAAAAACGCCGACCTCGATTATTTCTACCCCACTTCGGTTCTCGTCACCGGCTTCGACATCATTTTCTTCTGGGTTGCACGAATGATCATGAGCGGGCTCAAGTTCATGGACGAAGTTCCCTTCCGCGACGTCTACATCCATGCCCTCGTTCGAGACGAGCACGGCCAGAAGATGAGTAAAACGCGCGGCAACGTCATCGACCCACTCGACATCATCGAGGAGTTCGGCACCGACTCGCTGCGCCTCACGCTGACGGCCATGGCCGCCCAGGGGCGCGACATTCGCCTCTCCACCGAGCGCATCGCTGGCTTCCGAAATTTCTGCAACAAACTATGGAACGCCGCCCGCTTCACGCTGATGAACATAGGCGAGACGCTGCCGGATATGCCTCCCCACGAGACCCTCTCTTTGGGTGACCGCTGGATACTAAGCCGCCTGAACGAAGTCACCCGTAAGACTGACCTCGCATTAGAGGAATACCGCTTCAATGACGCTGCGCTCGCGCTCTACCAGTTCACCTGGCACGAGTTGTGCGATTGGTACATCGAGGTCATCAAGCCGGCGCTGATGAGCGAGTCGGGCGGCGAGGCCAGCAAGGCCGTTCTCGGCCGGGTTCTGGAGAGGACACTGCGCCTCCTCCACCCCATCATGCCCTATATATCAGAAGAAATTTGGCAAAAACTCCCCGGTCGCGAGGGCGAGAGCATCATGATTGCCAACTGGCCCGAGCCCGAACCCGAGTGGGACGACCCCGGGGCCGAGAGCGATTTCGAATTACTCACTGGCATCCTGGGCAGCATCCGGAATATCCGGGGCGAACTTAACATTCCTCCCAACAAGGAAATTTCCGCGTCTATCCGCGTGGGCGCAGAGAATGAAAAAAAACTTATCGAAAATGAATTCGAGTGGTTTCTTCGACTCGGAAAAATCGGCACAGACATCGTAATCGGCTCGGACATCGAGCAGCCCGAGGCCTCTGCGTCCGCCGTTTACGGAAATATTGCCTCCTTTGTTCCCATCAAGGGCCTCATCGACCTGGACGAGGAAATCCAGCGGCTCGACAAACAGATTAAAGATATTGCCAAGTCCATCGGGGGCATCGAGAAAAAGCTCGCCAACCCGAAGTTCGTCGATCGGGCGCCTGAGGAAGTCGTCCAGAAAAACCGGGACGCAATCGAAGAAGAGCG
The genomic region above belongs to Nitrospinaceae bacterium and contains:
- a CDS encoding glutaredoxin family protein, coding for MKNSGTPRLIFYTRENCSLCEKAKSEIRAAMPELIIQEIDVDSDLVLKALYGEEVPVGFIGEEKAFKYHVDIRRLRRLLG
- a CDS encoding class I SAM-dependent methyltransferase — translated: MSTEGVYGAQNEGKSNLDHIYTQTDPRSYFSTLKPLHYIIPEQAKSIFKALCETIAADRPDEQVTVVDVGCSYGINGAILKYDISMDDLYRRYGSHEANDLTRAELLSSDREMLDHCPRNENFNVIGLDTSEEAVHYAMEAGYLDQGIVANLEQEELTPREAEIIQNADMIISTGCVGYVTENTFTSLLKSFKTDALPWVASFVLRMFPYDSIIHKLDGKGLFTEKLLEHEFVQRDFESDEEKSHVIERLKAIEIDPAGKEAGGKYYADFFLSRPEDEIKENPLSDILEGNVAYKPQVMLLAQ
- a CDS encoding TolC family protein gives rise to the protein MKKSGLLILNQFAVLLVATLPVIAWGAPAAPDSKQPLVKELHFERPRAPASAPKVSGKNLKISLREAVTLALARNFDILIEAHNPRIRGQEVAIQKSEFDIAFVSSASTEKSNLDSASRLTTSTGQQVTSEQKVTAGIEKKFITGADVELTFETARENSNSTSRNINPNFESSLTFTLTQPLLKNFGIDVNKANINIASFSLDQSLLTYRGRVISVIDSVEQAYWDLVFANANLKFRSTSLNLAKDLLRRNRIQVEVGTLAPIEILEAESTVAQREEEVIVAERQLQDREDALKKILNVSDNISSWALRVTPADQANYKPIKLNEMASTMKALERRADLESARLEIEKSKIRLKRDRTNLMPELDLSASAANQGVKNSFSNSTRRQFNNKGYALSGELAIRIPIGNREARADLDKSRLELQRANAAYQQLEQSIIEEIRRSVRLVRSNTKRITATRLASRLTEERLDSQEKKFKVGLSTSRDVLEDQESVANALSNEVQALVDYNKSVAQLSRSTYTTLQRFKIKLGDPRKGTPGDKP
- the ruvX gene encoding Holliday junction resolvase RuvX — translated: MTTRIMGVDCGEKRVGLSLSDPLGITAQPLDYILRDTDAQVADEIKELIEAHEVERLIVGLPLNMSGGDTPQTKRVRRFISRLRKLLDIKVESLDERLSTAEAERALIDMDVRRNRRKERRDIVAAQLILQGYLDMKSISGSPLS
- a CDS encoding valine--tRNA ligase; this translates as MLEPRYDPKAAENRWYAFWQEKNYFHGQADDSREPYSIVIPPPNVTGSLHMGHALNNTLQDILARWKRMKGYNVCWMPGMDHAGIATQNVVERQLADEGLRREDLGREEFVKRVWGWKAESGGTIIHQLKKLGASCDWERERFTMDEGLSQAVRESFVRLYEEGLIYQGNYLVNWCPRCTTAVSDLEVEYEDRDGHMWDFHYPLWEGGHGLTISTTRPETMLGDTAVAVHPDDERHKHLVGKMLRLPLLDRKIPVIADTFVDPEFGTGAVKVTPAHDPNDYEAGLRNELPQINILNTDGSINENGGPYEGMDRYEARARIVEDLENLGLMRQVKPHSHSVGTCYRCATPIEPFLSKQWFVNTKPLAEEAIRAVKDGRIRIVPKQWESTYFEWMENIRDWCISRQIWWGHQIPAWHNDKTGEIVVSREDPDDPNLRRETDVLDTWFSSALWPFSTFGWPEKNADLDYFYPTSVLVTGFDIIFFWVARMIMSGLKFMDEVPFRDVYIHALVRDEHGQKMSKTRGNVIDPLDIIEEFGTDSLRLTLTAMAAQGRDIRLSTERIAGFRNFCNKLWNAARFTLMNIGETLPDMPPHETLSLGDRWILSRLNEVTRKTDLALEEYRFNDAALALYQFTWHELCDWYIEVIKPALMSESGGEASKAVLGRVLERTLRLLHPIMPYISEEIWQKLPGREGESIMIANWPEPEPEWDDPGAESDFELLTGILGSIRNIRGELNIPPNKEISASIRVGAENEKKLIENEFEWFLRLGKIGTDIVIGSDIEQPEASASAVYGNIASFVPIKGLIDLDEEIQRLDKQIKDIAKSIGGIEKKLANPKFVDRAPEEVVQKNRDAIEEERGREQKLQESLSRLMELKS
- a CDS encoding response regulator, yielding MAHNLLLVDESPLIHRVVELTMEGLNISVFSAEDTEEAMTLARSLKPDFILASSTFKRNSGFDLCRALKDDDELGKIPVLMLSSAKENVTEQEALDVGAIGVLTKPFEPENLLAYVKEAISSAPSDEAALEPEVDEDIFDGDDAFADLEADPLIEDPLTSEPEDTLAADIENPLAGELENAAEEIGAVAEPSAFDEDDALSDLVVDDDDGIPPLDELDDTLEEAAPEAPPAPDATEDEDASADTAALEEVSVSGEDENIDAFLDEFGNDVEQSATEETPTEEASPSPGGEATPEEEDFDPMQLALEHTLADEFEALAEEETVTEEAPESVSSPEAGTSLDDEDFDKTLQEVEDSLAADLENMAEESTLTEEAPSGEMLADDLGIDELIVETPEESALEEAEAELGSLQAELAADFEAPDEIDEGGLEHLADDQVKAAEDELASLQEELAAEEDDEGAAISDYGTSATEAETFLEEMVFSEEGIVEESPAEAVAEAEAETTEAEFESALEEVASEVENEESAAAIEAVAEESVEEPAPTEDDLFWEQLEIEADDANAAPPESPEIYAIPHEALDADPPPEFVEDVEPLAMPQEPSGASEPEHLETNIEKSLERTVEAIVPALLRRIEDLVVAQIPDMVEKIVIREIDKIKRGE
- the mltG gene encoding endolytic transglycosylase MltG, with product MTDNEHPEPVPRRKKRVFLLAAIILITLAGAGYWYVEHEFASPAAGPGRKTILFKVSPGMGLKKISRALGDKGIIKYPAIFELQARLRGGASRIRSGTYKLSPSMPPWCIYQDLIKGHVAQNGFTIPEGFNLKEIATVIEKAGFGDRKEVLSLARDPAFLKNLKIQAPTLEGYPFPDTYRFPLETSPRRILTRMVKNLRRKFSPSLRRLAHEQNLTIHETLTLASVIEKETAVGSERPIIAAVFINRLKIGMRLQSDPTVIYSLPNFDGNIRKKDLAFDSPYNTYRYKGLPPGPIASPGLASIRAALNPAPVKYLYFVANREGGHKFSRTYREHRLAVGRYQIRKRKVDR
- a CDS encoding bifunctional riboflavin kinase/FAD synthetase translates to MDVIRGADVMPPTGGDTVLSIGNFDGVHLAHRHICQQIKEAAHERGARCAILTFEPHPLSVVSPDRCPPLMTTLDEKLSRLEAQGVDMVFVEPFTPELAAMEAEEFIRKILHEKIQAGLIFVGFNFHFGKGAVGNVELLRHEGEGLGFETREIEPFMSSGQRVSSSVVRKLLLAGQVGEAAEFLGGFHAIEGPVIEGDGRGRQIGVPTANVAYPPILVPAKGVYACWVRIGGREAERLPAAVNIGDRPTFGGKKVSIEAHLLEGGRDLYGEQIRVEFVSRLRDEMKFSGPEALVAQIRADIAAGREFLKNAPCL